The DNA segment TGGTTGACCGGCTCGGCGGCTTCCGCGCCGGACGCACGGTCCTCCTGCGCCCGGCGGATATGATCCCGGCGCAGTTCCGCACCGATTCTCTCCAGTTCGCGGGACACTTCCTCCAGCTCGCGCCTGTCGCGCTGGACCTGTTCCCTGAGCCTGTCGTATTCAGCGTCCGTACCGGCCATCTTCGCCCCCTTTCGACNNNNNNNNNNTCGACAGCCGGGCGCGGCGGGTTCATCCCCCCCGCCTGCCTGGAAAACCGTCCCGATCCGGCATCCCCTTTACAGATATACATTCAGCCGAACCCTGTCAAGCGCCGCAGAGAGCCGAAGCTCACTTGACATGCGCCGGATGGAAGAGCTATATCTTTAAAGCGGTTATCATTGAGAATGCGCCCGAAATACAAACTTGGAACTGCGCGGGAGAAGCCGGCAATGTTATTCAAGCAGGTCAGGACAGGCGGCGACCGGAATTTCGGCTATTTTATCGCCGACCGGAAGGGGGGTTTCGCGGCGGTGGTCGATCCCTCTGGGGCGCCGGAGTTGTTTTTCGAGTTGATCGAAAAAAACAACGTCAACCTGAAATACGTGATTATCACCCACGATCACTACGACCATACGGGCGGGGCCAGCGAACTGGCGCGCCAGAGCTCGGCGCTGCTGGTGCTGCACCGTTCGGCCGGCGACCGCGCCGACCTGCCGGTTGGTGACGGCGAGGAGCTGGACCTGGGTGGGCTGACTCTCAAAATTATCCATACCCCGGGTCACACCA comes from the Candidatus Glassbacteria bacterium genome and includes:
- a CDS encoding MBL fold metallo-hydrolase → MLFKQVRTGGDRNFGYFIADRKGGFAAVVDPSGAPELFFELIEKNNVNLKYVIITHDHYDHTGGASELARQSSALLVLHRSAGDRADLPVGDGEELDLGGLTLKIIHTPGHTKDSICVLVEEILITGDTLFVGKVGGTDLDRQARDEYDSLHKKLMTLPDETRVYPGHDYGVAPSSTIGEEKKTNPFIRRKSFEDFVDLKANWAEYKLKHGIK